A single region of the Paramicrobacterium fandaimingii genome encodes:
- a CDS encoding 1,4-dihydroxy-2-naphthoate polyprenyltransferase, with protein MAAQRKSTSKTRQGTTIPVARKGGGKSGNPAARPLQHIKPATAGDWIRAARIPTLPMSIAPVLVGTGAARIAGAPDEFHWVRALLCLAVAVALQIGVNFANDYSDGIRGTDRRRVGPGRLVGSGKARPKSVLTAALVFFGIAAVAGVLITVATGQWWLIAVGAACILAAWFYTGGKRPYGYYALGEIVVFIFFGLVATLGTMWVQVGQLNQEAWYGAVGVGLISMSAILVNNLRDRESDKLARKHTLSVLIGGLASRILFVVLMLAPFAIAALVALFYPGLWYAGAALLAALPACLIVITARTPKELVLALKLVGITQLLYGIAFFLGYSF; from the coding sequence GTGGCAGCACAGCGCAAGAGCACGTCGAAGACACGTCAGGGTACGACGATCCCCGTCGCCCGAAAAGGCGGGGGCAAGAGCGGCAACCCGGCGGCACGGCCGCTGCAGCACATCAAGCCGGCGACGGCGGGTGATTGGATTCGCGCCGCCCGCATTCCAACGCTGCCGATGTCGATCGCGCCGGTGCTTGTGGGAACGGGCGCTGCGCGCATCGCAGGTGCCCCCGACGAGTTCCACTGGGTGCGGGCGCTGCTCTGCCTCGCCGTCGCGGTCGCCCTGCAGATCGGCGTCAACTTCGCGAACGACTACTCCGACGGCATCCGGGGGACCGATCGGCGTCGCGTCGGCCCCGGCCGTCTCGTGGGCTCGGGCAAGGCACGCCCCAAGAGCGTTCTCACGGCCGCCCTCGTGTTCTTCGGGATCGCTGCCGTGGCTGGTGTGCTCATCACCGTCGCCACGGGGCAGTGGTGGCTGATCGCCGTCGGCGCAGCGTGCATTCTGGCGGCGTGGTTCTACACGGGAGGCAAGCGCCCTTACGGGTACTACGCGCTCGGCGAGATCGTCGTCTTCATCTTCTTCGGGCTCGTCGCAACGCTCGGCACCATGTGGGTGCAGGTGGGGCAGCTCAACCAAGAGGCCTGGTACGGCGCCGTGGGCGTCGGCCTCATCTCGATGTCGGCGATTCTCGTCAACAACCTGCGCGACCGCGAGTCAGACAAACTTGCCCGTAAGCACACGCTCTCGGTGCTGATCGGCGGACTCGCGTCTCGCATTCTCTTCGTCGTGCTGATGCTCGCGCCGTTTGCGATTGCTGCCCTCGTTGCGTTGTTCTACCCGGGGCTGTGGTACGCCGGAGCCGCGCTGCTCGCCGCACTCCCCGCATGCCTCATCGTCATCACGGCACGCACGCCGAAGGAGCTGGTGCTCGCTCTCAAGCTCGTGGGAATCACGCAGCTTCTCTACGGCATCGCGTTCTTTCTCGGCTACTCGTTCTAG
- a CDS encoding AMP-binding protein: protein MTRSLVAVSASDPLEVMSALRGALDRSGPALLPLAAESTHEDAPLAAHLGAELHEAPQATAAVIRTSGSTGLPKNVVLSADALLSSASASESVMGGPGQWLLALPAHYVAGLQVLVRSIAAETTPIVLSPGHFDTAAFIEASKQLTGERHFTSLVPAQLMRLLESRAGVMALRRFDGILIGGQALPEPIRDRAQLLGLPVYRTYGSSETSGGCVYNGRPLPGIEMNIVDGQVELTGPTLSDGYLADDGTIDHTRMEGVFVDREGRQWYRTGDLATIDDDVLTVLGRADNVIVSGGVNVNLDRVERIVHTLAGLEDAVVVGAADDRWGHVPVVITDVSGARLDAVQDAVSRQLGKPARPDRIVTVAAVPRLASGKPDRQAVARAIAERTLP from the coding sequence ATGACGCGCAGTCTCGTCGCTGTTTCAGCATCCGATCCGCTCGAAGTCATGAGCGCACTGCGTGGCGCCCTTGATCGCTCGGGCCCCGCGCTGCTGCCGCTTGCGGCCGAGTCCACGCACGAGGACGCCCCGCTCGCCGCCCACCTCGGCGCAGAGCTGCACGAAGCGCCGCAGGCGACGGCCGCCGTCATTCGCACCTCGGGGTCGACGGGCCTGCCCAAGAACGTCGTGCTCAGCGCCGATGCGCTGCTTTCGTCGGCATCCGCGTCGGAGTCGGTCATGGGCGGCCCCGGACAGTGGCTGCTTGCGCTTCCCGCGCACTACGTTGCAGGACTGCAGGTGCTCGTGCGTTCGATCGCCGCAGAGACCACGCCCATCGTGCTGTCGCCTGGCCACTTCGACACCGCCGCGTTCATCGAGGCGAGCAAGCAGCTCACGGGCGAGCGGCACTTCACCTCGCTCGTTCCCGCGCAGCTCATGCGGCTGCTCGAGTCGCGCGCCGGGGTGATGGCCCTGCGCCGTTTCGACGGCATCCTGATCGGGGGGCAGGCCCTTCCCGAACCGATTCGCGATCGCGCGCAGCTGCTCGGCCTGCCGGTGTATCGCACCTATGGTTCGAGCGAGACCTCGGGGGGCTGCGTGTATAACGGGCGACCGCTGCCCGGCATCGAGATGAACATCGTCGACGGGCAGGTGGAGCTGACCGGCCCGACGCTGAGCGATGGCTACCTCGCTGACGACGGCACAATCGATCACACCCGCATGGAGGGCGTCTTTGTCGACCGCGAGGGGCGCCAGTGGTATCGCACCGGTGACCTCGCCACGATCGACGACGACGTGCTCACGGTGCTCGGCCGGGCCGACAACGTGATCGTCTCGGGCGGCGTCAACGTCAATCTCGATCGCGTCGAGCGCATCGTCCACACGCTCGCCGGGCTTGAAGACGCCGTTGTCGTCGGTGCCGCGGACGATCGCTGGGGGCACGTTCCCGTTGTGATCACCGATGTCTCGGGTGCCCGCCTCGATGCGGTTCAGGATGCTGTCTCGCGGCAGCTCGGCAAGCCAGCACGACCCGATCGCATCGTCACTGTCGCCGCCGTTCCCCGGCTCGCTTCGGGCAAGCCCGACCGCCAGGCTGTGGCCCGCGCGATCGCGGAGCGCACGCTGCCATAG
- a CDS encoding DUF4229 domain-containing protein translates to MKRIPPAVIYTILRLLTFFVPLAILLLLGFNEWFSAIVAALIGFAISLIFLRRPREQVAVAIHNKRTGADAGPHETPTDEEAEDEVIEHSEHPQHPEPDAAQNAEHSDHVDGDATSR, encoded by the coding sequence GTGAAACGCATTCCCCCTGCCGTCATCTACACGATTCTTCGCCTTCTGACGTTCTTCGTCCCTTTGGCGATTCTGCTGCTGCTCGGCTTCAACGAGTGGTTCTCTGCGATCGTTGCGGCACTCATCGGTTTTGCGATCTCACTGATCTTCCTTCGACGCCCGCGCGAGCAGGTTGCCGTGGCGATTCACAACAAGCGCACGGGCGCGGATGCCGGGCCGCACGAGACGCCGACGGACGAAGAGGCCGAAGATGAGGTCATCGAGCACAGCGAGCACCCGCAGCATCCCGAGCCCGATGCGGCGCAGAACGCGGAACACAGCGATCACGTTGACGGCGACGCCACATCGCGCTGA
- a CDS encoding GNAT family acetyltransferase — translation MNVAPLTDQQIPDAVALWTEAGLTRPWNDAHADCRRALRGPDSTVLAIADDAGVVATAMVGHDGHRGWVYSLAVTERCRGRGLGARLMSACEEWVRDHGIPKIQLMVRSENSDVRSFYDRLGYERSDVVVLGKRLD, via the coding sequence ATGAACGTCGCGCCTCTCACTGACCAGCAGATTCCGGATGCCGTTGCACTCTGGACCGAGGCCGGTCTGACCCGCCCGTGGAACGACGCCCACGCCGACTGCCGGCGCGCACTGCGTGGGCCCGACTCGACGGTGCTTGCCATCGCCGACGACGCCGGGGTCGTCGCGACGGCCATGGTCGGGCACGACGGCCACCGCGGATGGGTGTATTCGCTCGCCGTTACCGAACGGTGTCGCGGACGCGGGCTCGGCGCACGGCTCATGTCCGCGTGCGAGGAGTGGGTTCGCGACCACGGCATTCCCAAAATCCAGCTCATGGTGCGCAGTGAGAACAGCGACGTTCGCTCGTTCTATGACCGTCTCGGCTACGAACGCTCAGACGTCGTTGTGCTCGGCAAACGCCTCGACTGA